In Triticum aestivum cultivar Chinese Spring chromosome 5B, IWGSC CS RefSeq v2.1, whole genome shotgun sequence, the following proteins share a genomic window:
- the LOC123110887 gene encoding probable WRKY transcription factor 4, translated as MSARPPPPPRPRLSLPPRSTGESLFSGTGDASPGPLTLASALFPSDADADAGGGGGGGASSGAGATSFTQLLIGSLSQPPPHQQQQQQERGRGGVARAGPALSVAPPAGAAVFTVPPGLSPSGFFDSPGLIFSPAMGGFGMSHQQALAQVTAQASHSPLRMFDHTEQTSFSAAATSSGALQNMSSAANVAEMSEMATTISNNEHAAFQSAEASHRYQVPAPVDKPADDGYNWRKYGQKVVKGSDCPRSYYKCTHPSCPVKKKVEHAEDGQISEIIYKGKHNHQRPPNKRAKDGSSLAAEQNEQSNDTASGLSGVRRDQEAVYGMSEQLSGLSDGDDKDDGESRPNEADDRESDCKRRNIQISSQKALTESKIIVQTTSEVDLLDDGYRWRKYGQKVVKGNPHPRSYYKCTFAGCNVRKHIERASSDPKAVITTYEGKHNHEPPVGRGSNQNGGNSNRSQQKGPNSMSSNQASHTRTDLGNVNQGQIGVLQFKREE; from the exons ATGTCCgcgcgcccgcccccgccgccgcgcccgcgtcTGTCCCTGCCCCCGCGCTCCACCGGGGAGTCGCTCTTCTCCGGCACCGGCGACGCCAGCCCCGGCCCGCTCACCCTCGCCTCCGCGCTCTTCccctccgacgccgacgccgacgccgggggcggcggcggcggcggcgcctcgtCTGGCGCGGGGGCCACCAGCTTCACCCAGCTCCTCATCGGCTCCCTCTCGCAACcgcctccgcatcagcagcagcagcagcaggagagagggagaggcgggGTCGCCAGGGCAGGGCCGGCGCTGTCTGTGGCACCGCCTGCCGGCGCAGCTGTTTTCACCGTGCCTCCCGGCCTCAGCCCCTCCGGTTTTTTCGACTCCCCCGGCCTAATCTTCTCGCCGGCCATG GGGGGTTTCGGCATGTCGCATCAACAGGCTCTTGCCCAAGTCACAGCCCAAGCAAGCCattctccactcagaatgtttgaTCACACTGAACAGACATCGTTTTCAGCAGCTGCAACATCATCTGGAGCTCTACAGAATATGAGCTCTGCAGCCAATGTGGCTGAGATGTCAGAGATGGCGACAACCATATCGAACAATGAGCATGCAGCCTTCCAATCTGCTGAGGCTTCTCACAGGTACCAAGTTCCTGCCCCAGTTGATAAGCCTGCTGATGATGGCTATAATTGGCGGAAGTATGGTCAGAAGGTGGTGAAGGGCAGTGATTGCCCAAGGAGCTACTACAAATGTACTCATCCCAGTTGTCCTGTGAAGAAAAAAGTAGAGCACGCAGAAGATGGCCAAATATCTGAAATAATATATAAGGGAAAACACAATCACCAACGTCCACCAAATAAGCGAGCAAAAGATGGCAGCTCTTTAGCAGCCGAGCAAAATGAACAATCCAATGACACAGCATCTGGTTTGTCAGGTGTTAGGCGAGATCAGGAAGCTGTATATGGAATGTCTGAGCAATTATCTGGTCTAAGTGATGGAGATGATAAGGATGATGGTGAATCTCGGCCAAATGAAGCTGATGATAGAGAGAGTGACTGCAAAAGAAG GAATATACAAATTTCTTCACAGAAGGCCCTGACAGAGTCTAAGATCATTGTACAAACAACCAGTGAGGTTGACCTTTTGGATGATGGTTATAGATGGCGCAAGTATGGGCAGAAGGTGGTCAAAGGAAATCCTCATCCAAG GAGTTACTACAAATGCACGTTTGCTGGGTGCAATGTTAGGAAGCACATTGAGAGGGCCTCGTCAGACCCAAAGGCTGTCATCACAACTTATGAAGGAAAACATAACCATGAACCACCGGTTGGTAGAGGCAGCAACCAGAATGGAGGAAATTCCAACCGGTCACAACAGAAAGGGCCGAATAGCATGTCTAGCAATCAAGCTTCGCATACAAGAACAGACCTCGGCAACGTTAACCAGGGGCAGATCGGGGTCTTGCAGTTTAAAAGGGAAGAATAG